In uncultured Devosia sp., a genomic segment contains:
- the cpaB gene encoding Flp pilus assembly protein CpaB, whose product MKPARLILLLVALVAGGLAAFLVTRGGPAPEQVVTTEVIQEAKEQVLIARTPIGVGQRLSPESVEWQDWPAGALRPEYVTISAMPDAPATLTGAVARFEFFPGEPIRDAKLVRTDQGYLSAVLSEGMRGVSVTVSAATSAGGFVVPNDHVDVVLTSNGAAGQQSEVILSNVRVLALGQRLGELGTTGGQEDPNSPTTTPTTFSDSTIATLELTPAQAETLINASTSGTLSLTLRSVVDFNKPQVAGGSGSSQTVRLIRAGREQAVQAGNSTIVDPQPTTAPAPVMPSLAPTSMTQTVQPGDAPAVPM is encoded by the coding sequence CTCGCGGCCTTCCTCGTCACGCGTGGCGGTCCCGCGCCCGAACAGGTCGTGACCACCGAGGTGATTCAAGAGGCCAAGGAGCAGGTGCTGATCGCCCGCACGCCGATCGGCGTCGGCCAGCGCCTTAGTCCAGAAAGCGTCGAGTGGCAGGATTGGCCGGCAGGTGCACTGCGTCCTGAATATGTCACCATTTCCGCCATGCCCGATGCGCCCGCGACCCTGACCGGCGCCGTGGCACGTTTTGAGTTCTTCCCCGGCGAACCGATCCGCGACGCCAAGCTGGTTCGCACGGACCAGGGCTATCTCTCGGCCGTGCTGTCCGAAGGCATGCGCGGCGTCTCCGTCACCGTCTCGGCTGCCACCAGCGCCGGCGGCTTTGTCGTTCCGAACGACCATGTGGATGTCGTGCTGACCTCCAATGGCGCAGCCGGTCAGCAGTCCGAGGTCATTCTCTCCAATGTTCGCGTTCTGGCGCTCGGCCAGCGCCTAGGTGAACTGGGTACGACCGGTGGCCAGGAAGATCCCAACAGCCCGACAACAACGCCCACCACGTTCAGTGACTCCACCATTGCGACGCTGGAACTCACGCCTGCCCAGGCCGAGACGCTGATCAATGCCTCGACCAGTGGTACCCTGAGTCTGACGCTCCGTTCGGTGGTGGATTTCAACAAGCCGCAGGTCGCTGGCGGGTCCGGCTCCAGCCAGACGGTCCGCCTCATCCGTGCTGGCCGCGAACAGGCGGTCCAGGCCGGAAATTCCACCATTGTCGATCCCCAGCCCACCACAGCGCCTGCTCCGGTCATGCCGTCCCTCGCGCCAACCTCGATGACCCAGACCGTGCAGCCAGGCGATGCGCCTGCGGTGCCAATGTAA